In a single window of the Antennarius striatus isolate MH-2024 chromosome 3, ASM4005453v1, whole genome shotgun sequence genome:
- the ccnh gene encoding cyclin-H, with protein sequence MFHNSSHRKYWIFKSEDEVEHMRIKANQKFRNKIVESGKPGVSGSVFLERHEEDVLFRHYEKRMLEFCNAFKPAMPKSVVGTAVMYFRRFYLNNSIMEYHPRIIMLTCAYLACKVDEFNVSCSQFVGNLVQESPAGQERVLEQILEYELLLIQQLNFHLVVHNPYRPMEGLLIDIKTRYPMLENPESLRKNADDFLTQAAMTDAGLLFPPSQIALTAILNSTVRAGLKIESYLTECLGLKGDKETLSKMYDSMKRMKTLLKKYELPKLEEANLYKQKLERIHADFSTSTNKRKRGYEDDNHVAKEPRLAEEEWTDEDLM encoded by the exons ATGTTCCACAACAGTTCTCACAGAAAGTATTGGATCTTTAAAAGCGAAGACGAAGTCGAGCATATGAGAATCAAAGCGAATCAGAAATTCCGGAATAAGATCGTCGAAAGCGGGAAA CCCGGGGTTAGTGGGTCCGTGTTCCTGGAGCGCCATGAAGAAGACGTTTTATTTAGACATTACGAGAAGAGGATGTTGGAATTTTGCAATGCTTTCAAACCTGCGATGCCCAAGTCTGTTGTG GGTACAGCCGTCATGTACTTCAGAAGATTCTACCTAAACAACTCCATCATGGAGTACCACCCCCGGATTATCAT GTTGACATGTGCCTACCTGGCCTGTAAAGTGGATGAGTTCAACGTGTCCTGCAGTCAGTTTGTCGGCAACCTCGTGCAGGAGAGCCCGGCTGGGCAGGAGAGAGTCCTGGAGCAGATCCTGGAATATGAACTGTTGCTGATCCAGCAACTAAACTTTCATCTGGTGGTCCACAACCCCTACAGACCCATGGAGGGCTTGCTTATTGACATCAAG ACAAGATACCCCatgctggagaacccagagtcACTGAGAAAGAATGCTGATGACTTTTTGACACAGGCGGCCATGACAGATGCAGGTCTCCTGTTCCCACCCTCTCAGATCGCGCTGACAGCAATCCTGAACAGCACCGTAAGAGCTGGTCTCAAAATTGAAAG CTACCTGACTGAATGTCTGGGACTGAAAGGGGACAAAGAAACTCTGTCCAAGATGTACGACTCGATGAAAC gGATGAAAACGCTGTTAAAGAAGTATGAACTCCCCAAACTGGAGGAGGCGAACCTTTACAAACAGAAGTTGGAGAGGATTCATGCAGACTTTTCCACATCAACCAA caagagaaagagaggctACGAAGATGACAACCACGTCGCAAAAGAACCCCGTTTGGCAGAAGAG GAATGGACAGATGAAGACCTGATGTGA